A DNA window from Streptomyces canus contains the following coding sequences:
- a CDS encoding peptidase C39 family protein — protein MSRAEQPSRRTVLAVAVAAAVTGSAGPAAAAGSAADAAPDETAARLVDNHAWTTYSDWRSGTAKGTRAVAGSRPGVVIGAPAGTTEYTDPHTGTTATWEYATWTSPVHELAVPSTEVIASWNARTPAGSWIQIELQGTYSDGTATPWYVMGRWAAGDGDIKRTSVDDQTDDKSTIWTDTFAIDDPSTGLRLVSYRLRLTLYRKPGAKTTPTVWRLGAMGSDVPDRFTVPASAPGLARELIVPRYSQEIHAGQYPEYDNGGEAWCSPTSSQMIIEYWGGRLTDEQLAWVDPSYADPQVCHAARYTYDYQYAGCGNWPFNAAYAATFKDLQGVVTRLGSLTDLETLIAAGIPAITSQSFLKEELTGAGYGTSGHLMTVIGFTAEGDVIANDPASPSDAAVRRVYKRREWESIWLRTKRYNASGKVVSGTGGVCYLYFPARPTARQRKALAAVGVR, from the coding sequence ATGAGCAGAGCCGAACAGCCGTCCCGCAGAACCGTTCTGGCCGTCGCGGTCGCCGCCGCGGTGACCGGCAGCGCCGGCCCCGCGGCCGCTGCCGGCAGCGCGGCCGACGCGGCACCCGACGAGACTGCCGCCCGCCTGGTCGACAACCACGCCTGGACCACGTACAGCGACTGGCGCAGTGGCACCGCGAAGGGCACCCGTGCCGTCGCCGGCAGCCGCCCCGGCGTCGTGATCGGCGCCCCCGCGGGCACCACCGAGTACACCGACCCGCACACCGGGACCACCGCCACCTGGGAGTACGCGACCTGGACCTCCCCGGTCCACGAGCTCGCCGTGCCCTCGACCGAGGTGATCGCCTCCTGGAACGCCCGCACCCCGGCCGGCAGCTGGATCCAGATCGAGCTCCAGGGGACGTACTCCGACGGCACGGCCACCCCCTGGTACGTGATGGGGCGCTGGGCGGCCGGCGACGGGGACATCAAGCGCACCTCGGTCGACGACCAGACCGACGACAAGAGCACGATCTGGACGGACACCTTCGCCATCGACGACCCGTCGACCGGACTGCGCCTGGTGTCGTACCGGCTGCGGCTGACCCTGTACCGCAAGCCCGGCGCGAAGACCACACCGACCGTCTGGCGATTGGGCGCGATGGGCTCGGACGTCCCCGACCGCTTCACCGTCCCGGCCTCCGCGCCCGGCCTCGCCCGGGAGCTGATCGTCCCGCGCTACTCGCAGGAGATCCACGCGGGTCAGTACCCGGAGTACGACAACGGCGGCGAGGCCTGGTGCAGCCCCACCTCCTCGCAGATGATCATCGAGTACTGGGGCGGCCGGCTCACCGATGAGCAACTGGCCTGGGTCGACCCGTCGTACGCGGACCCGCAGGTCTGCCACGCGGCCCGGTACACCTACGACTACCAGTACGCGGGCTGCGGCAACTGGCCGTTCAACGCGGCCTACGCGGCCACCTTCAAGGACCTGCAGGGCGTGGTGACCCGGCTCGGCTCGCTCACCGACCTGGAGACGCTGATCGCGGCCGGTATCCCGGCCATAACGTCCCAGTCGTTCCTCAAGGAGGAGCTCACCGGGGCGGGTTACGGCACCTCCGGTCATCTGATGACCGTCATCGGCTTCACCGCCGAGGGCGATGTGATCGCCAACGACCCGGCCTCGCCCAGCGACGCGGCGGTGCGGCGCGTCTACAAGCGGCGCGAGTGGGAGAGCATCTGGCTGCGCACCAAGCGGTACAACGCCAGTGGCAAGGTCGTCTCCGGTACCGGAGGCGTCTGTTACCTCTACTTCCCCGCCCGTCCGACCGCGCGCCAGCGCAAGGCGCTCGCGGCGGTGGGTGTGCGCTGA
- a CDS encoding AAA family ATPase, producing the protein MDFGTQGPEAPADLAWLRGVDAYTMGAYPQAEEEFRAAVRIDPGMADGWLGLHALRVETTTALLRMFRHRERFGEQRARHRRTLNSWYWLGWWVQPVLESPRDLLLAHASHWLDGRHVPELDRALAGLPPVDTDHQVRFLHACRAYLVKDWEQLVRHTDPLIDDAMLGIEAGLFGGMARVRLEMYGQAEPLLSAALMRCRSEQPQRKELRYWLARAHEGTGRSAAALPLYRAVHRVDPAFMDTSARLAAIAEGDGYDDSADLAAITLTGFGQDMLEGPDGMDPLFGIEGRELKLSDPEPPTGPLPSMTDPAGRERSGPPVGPLPAGPTDPVLLEEALAELERMVGLEPVKRQVKALSAQLNMARLRTGQGLPVQPPKRHFVFSGPSGTGKTTVARILGRVFYALGLLGGDHLVEAQRADLVGEYLGQTAVKANELIDSALGGVLFVDEAYSLSNSGYGKGDAYGDEALQVLLKRAEDNRDHLVVILAGYPEGMDRLLAANPGLSSRFTTRVDFPSYRPLELTSIGEVLAAENGDVWDEEALDELRSIAGHVVDQGWIDELGNGRFLRTLYEKSCAYRDLRLSTYPGMLSRDDLSTLRLPDLMQAYGEVLSGRGPQDPSAM; encoded by the coding sequence ATGGATTTCGGCACGCAGGGCCCCGAGGCCCCGGCCGACCTCGCCTGGCTGCGAGGTGTCGACGCCTACACGATGGGCGCCTATCCGCAGGCCGAGGAGGAGTTCCGGGCCGCGGTGCGGATCGATCCCGGGATGGCCGACGGCTGGCTCGGACTGCACGCGCTGCGCGTCGAGACGACGACCGCGCTGCTGCGGATGTTCCGGCACCGCGAGCGCTTCGGCGAACAGCGCGCCCGGCACCGGCGCACCCTCAACTCCTGGTACTGGCTGGGCTGGTGGGTGCAACCGGTGCTGGAGAGCCCGCGTGACCTGCTGCTCGCGCACGCCTCGCACTGGCTGGACGGCCGCCACGTCCCCGAACTGGACCGGGCCCTCGCCGGCCTGCCCCCGGTGGACACCGACCACCAGGTCCGCTTCCTGCACGCCTGCCGTGCCTATCTCGTCAAGGACTGGGAACAACTGGTCCGGCACACCGACCCGCTGATCGACGACGCCATGCTCGGCATCGAGGCCGGACTGTTCGGCGGCATGGCCCGGGTCCGCCTGGAGATGTACGGCCAGGCCGAACCGCTGCTGTCGGCGGCCCTGATGCGCTGCCGCAGCGAACAGCCCCAGCGCAAGGAACTGCGGTACTGGCTGGCCAGGGCGCACGAGGGCACGGGCCGATCCGCGGCCGCCCTCCCCCTGTACCGGGCCGTGCACCGCGTCGACCCCGCCTTCATGGACACCTCCGCCCGGCTCGCCGCGATCGCCGAGGGCGACGGGTACGACGACTCCGCCGACCTCGCCGCGATCACGCTCACCGGGTTCGGGCAGGACATGCTGGAGGGGCCCGACGGGATGGATCCGCTGTTCGGCATCGAGGGGCGGGAGCTGAAGCTCTCCGATCCGGAGCCGCCGACCGGTCCCCTGCCCTCGATGACCGACCCGGCAGGACGCGAGAGGTCCGGCCCACCCGTGGGGCCGCTGCCCGCCGGGCCCACCGATCCCGTCTTACTGGAGGAGGCGCTCGCCGAACTCGAGCGCATGGTGGGGCTCGAACCGGTCAAGCGCCAAGTCAAAGCGCTCTCCGCCCAATTGAACATGGCCCGGCTGCGCACCGGGCAGGGCCTGCCCGTCCAGCCGCCCAAGCGTCACTTCGTCTTCTCCGGCCCCTCCGGCACCGGCAAGACCACGGTGGCCCGCATCCTGGGCCGCGTCTTCTACGCCCTCGGACTGCTCGGCGGTGACCATCTCGTCGAGGCGCAGCGGGCGGATCTGGTCGGGGAGTACCTCGGCCAGACGGCGGTGAAGGCCAACGAACTCATCGACTCGGCCCTCGGCGGAGTGCTCTTCGTCGACGAGGCGTACTCGCTCTCCAACTCCGGTTACGGCAAGGGGGACGCGTACGGCGACGAGGCGCTCCAGGTGCTGCTGAAGCGGGCCGAGGACAACCGGGACCACCTGGTCGTGATCCTGGCGGGCTACCCGGAGGGCATGGACCGCCTGCTGGCCGCGAACCCCGGACTGTCGTCCCGCTTCACGACCCGCGTCGACTTCCCGTCGTACCGCCCGCTCGAACTCACCTCCATCGGTGAGGTGCTGGCGGCCGAGAACGGCGACGTCTGGGACGAGGAGGCGCTGGACGAGCTGCGCTCCATCGCCGGGCACGTGGTGGACCAGGGATGGATCGACGAACTGGGCAACGGGCGGTTCCTGCGCACGCTGTACGAGAAGAGCTGCGCGTATCGGGATCTTCGGTTGTCGACGTATCCCGGGATGCTGAGCCGGGACGACTTGTCGACGTTGCGGTTGCCGGACCTGATGCAGGCGTACGGGGAGGTCTTGTCGGGACGGGGGCCGCAGGATCCGTCGGCGATGTAG
- a CDS encoding nicotinamide mononucleotide transporter family protein, protein MNSLNTEAFTLFGQHILWSDMIGNILGLIALALGWRRNLWSWPVQFVSGLILFGAFFGHLTGSAGKQAVVMVVALYGWWQWNRDKSKSGDGHIAPRFATWRERAALVGAAAVGTVAVALLFKAYPTLSWDPWPDAYIFVGTVVAMYAQARGMVEFWFAWLLVDLVGVPLNFANGYAFSGFVYVIYGALVLWGMRDWWLRSRESARPALEGAPA, encoded by the coding sequence GTGAACTCCCTCAACACCGAGGCGTTCACCCTGTTCGGCCAGCACATCCTCTGGTCGGACATGATCGGCAACATCCTCGGTCTCATCGCCCTCGCCCTCGGCTGGCGGCGCAACCTGTGGAGCTGGCCGGTGCAGTTCGTCTCCGGCCTCATCCTCTTCGGTGCCTTCTTCGGGCACCTCACCGGCAGCGCCGGCAAGCAGGCCGTCGTCATGGTCGTCGCCCTGTACGGCTGGTGGCAGTGGAACCGCGACAAGAGCAAGTCCGGGGACGGTCACATCGCCCCGCGCTTCGCCACCTGGCGCGAGCGGGCCGCCCTCGTCGGCGCCGCCGCCGTCGGCACCGTCGCGGTCGCCCTGCTCTTCAAGGCCTACCCGACCCTGTCCTGGGACCCCTGGCCGGACGCCTACATCTTCGTCGGCACCGTCGTCGCCATGTACGCCCAGGCCCGCGGCATGGTCGAGTTCTGGTTCGCCTGGCTCCTCGTCGACCTCGTCGGCGTCCCGCTGAACTTCGCCAACGGCTACGCCTTCTCCGGCTTCGTCTACGTCATCTACGGCGCGCTCGTCCTGTGGGGCATGCGCGACTGGTGGCTGCGCTCCCGTGAATCCGCGCGGCCCGCCCTGGAAGGAGCGCCGGCATGA
- the ribH gene encoding 6,7-dimethyl-8-ribityllumazine synthase, with the protein MSGKGAPELSVRNVGDLRVAVIAAQWHEKVMDGLVDGALRALHDLGIDEPTLLRVPGSWELPVVAKVLAGRGYDAIVALGVVIRGGTPHFEYVCQGVTQGLTQVSVDTGVPVGMGVLTCDTEEQALDRAGIEGSHEDKGHEAVTAAVATAATLRSVSEPWR; encoded by the coding sequence GTGAGCGGCAAGGGTGCACCGGAGCTGTCCGTACGCAACGTGGGTGACCTGCGGGTCGCCGTCATCGCGGCGCAGTGGCACGAGAAGGTGATGGACGGACTGGTGGACGGCGCCCTGCGCGCTCTGCACGACCTGGGCATCGACGAGCCGACCCTGCTCCGGGTCCCCGGCAGCTGGGAGCTCCCGGTCGTCGCCAAGGTCCTCGCGGGCCGGGGCTACGACGCGATCGTCGCCCTCGGTGTCGTCATCCGCGGCGGCACCCCGCACTTCGAGTACGTGTGCCAGGGCGTCACCCAGGGCCTCACCCAGGTCTCGGTGGACACCGGCGTCCCCGTCGGCATGGGCGTCCTCACCTGCGACACCGAGGAGCAGGCCCTGGACCGCGCGGGCATCGAAGGCTCCCACGAGGACAAGGGGCACGAGGCGGTGACCGCCGCGGTGGCCACGGCGGCCACCCTCCGCTCAGTATCTGAACCGTGGCGTTAG
- the hisG gene encoding ATP phosphoribosyltransferase, with product MLRIAVPNKGSLSGPAGEMLHEAGYQQRRESKELRIVDPVNDVEFFYLRPRDIAIYVSSGQLDIGITGRDLLIDSGADAEEILPLGFARSTFRFASKPGEANGVEDLKGKTVATSYEGIVAGHLADNGIDASVVHLDGAVETAIELGVAEVIADVVETGTSLRNAGLEVFGEPIMKSEAVVIRRTGADGEEAAESKVQQFLRRLQGVLVARTYVMMDYDCRVEQLEKAVALTPGLESPTVSPLHNEGWVAVRAMVPAKEAQRIMDDLYDIGARAILTTAIHACRL from the coding sequence ATGCTGCGCATCGCCGTCCCCAACAAGGGTTCCCTGTCAGGCCCCGCGGGGGAGATGCTGCATGAGGCCGGCTATCAGCAGCGCCGCGAGTCCAAGGAACTGCGGATCGTCGACCCGGTCAACGACGTGGAGTTCTTCTACCTCCGCCCCCGGGACATCGCGATCTATGTCTCCTCCGGCCAGCTCGACATCGGCATCACCGGCCGCGACCTGCTGATCGACTCGGGAGCCGACGCCGAGGAGATCCTCCCGCTCGGCTTCGCCCGCTCCACCTTCCGCTTCGCGTCCAAGCCCGGTGAGGCGAACGGCGTCGAGGACCTGAAGGGCAAGACGGTCGCCACCTCGTACGAGGGGATCGTCGCGGGGCACCTGGCCGACAACGGCATCGACGCCTCCGTCGTCCACCTCGACGGTGCCGTCGAGACCGCCATCGAGTTGGGGGTCGCCGAGGTCATCGCCGACGTCGTCGAGACCGGCACCAGCCTGCGCAACGCGGGCCTGGAGGTCTTCGGCGAGCCCATCATGAAGTCCGAGGCCGTCGTCATCCGCCGCACCGGCGCGGACGGCGAGGAGGCTGCCGAGTCGAAGGTCCAGCAGTTCCTGCGCCGCCTTCAGGGCGTCCTCGTGGCCCGGACGTACGTGATGATGGACTACGACTGCCGCGTCGAGCAGCTCGAGAAGGCCGTCGCGCTCACGCCGGGCCTCGAGTCCCCGACCGTCTCCCCGCTGCACAACGAGGGCTGGGTCGCCGTCCGCGCGATGGTCCCCGCCAAGGAGGCGCAGCGGATCATGGACGACCTGTACGACATCGGCGCGCGGGCCATCCTGACGACGGCCATCCACGCCTGCCGTCTCTGA
- a CDS encoding hemolysin family protein → MTIPLLLLGTAFLLILANGFFVAAEFGLVTVEATEAERAAAEGDRRARRVADSLKELSFQLSGTQLGITITSLVVGMLAEPALAELLHGPFTAIGIPKGAVSGVAVVVGMLLASAVQMVIGELVPKNWAVSKPMQVARFVAGPQHAFARLFRPVIAALNAVANRLVRALGIEPADELASARTPGELVSLARHSAQAGTLEQDTADLFVRTLSLAELTAQHVMTPRVKVSSLQASATAEDVVNLTRATGLSRFPVYREKIDEIVGMAHLKDALAVPVQDRLRTPVSRIARPALLVPETLPVQPLLAQLRSEQPIAVVVDEYGGTAGVVTLEDIVEEIVGEVRDEHDGQDVPELAAAPSEDGRLTWDADGSCRVDILQRIGLDVPEGPYETVAGLVADLLGRIPAVGDRAELPGWRLTVRQVGHYRAERVRLVRLVPAVNVMEAAR, encoded by the coding sequence ATGACCATCCCCCTGCTGCTCCTGGGAACGGCGTTTCTGCTGATTCTCGCCAACGGCTTCTTCGTGGCGGCCGAGTTCGGCCTCGTCACCGTCGAGGCCACGGAGGCCGAAAGGGCCGCCGCGGAAGGTGACCGACGGGCCCGTCGGGTCGCCGACTCGCTCAAGGAGCTGTCCTTCCAGCTCTCCGGCACCCAGCTCGGCATCACCATCACGTCCCTCGTCGTCGGCATGCTCGCCGAACCCGCGCTCGCGGAACTGCTGCACGGCCCGTTCACGGCCATCGGCATCCCTAAGGGCGCAGTCTCCGGCGTGGCCGTCGTCGTCGGCATGCTGCTGGCCTCCGCCGTGCAGATGGTGATCGGCGAACTCGTGCCCAAGAACTGGGCGGTGTCCAAGCCGATGCAGGTCGCCCGCTTCGTCGCCGGCCCGCAGCATGCCTTCGCCCGGCTGTTCCGGCCGGTGATCGCCGCCCTGAACGCGGTCGCCAACCGCCTCGTCCGCGCGCTCGGCATCGAGCCCGCCGACGAACTGGCTTCCGCCCGCACCCCCGGCGAGCTCGTCTCCCTGGCCCGGCACTCGGCCCAGGCCGGCACCCTGGAACAGGACACCGCGGACCTCTTCGTCCGCACCCTGTCGCTCGCCGAGCTGACCGCCCAGCACGTCATGACCCCGCGCGTGAAGGTCAGCTCGCTCCAGGCCTCGGCCACCGCCGAGGACGTCGTCAACCTCACCCGTGCCACCGGCCTGTCCCGCTTCCCGGTCTACCGCGAGAAGATCGACGAGATCGTCGGCATGGCCCACCTCAAGGACGCCCTGGCGGTCCCCGTCCAGGACCGTCTGCGCACCCCCGTCTCCCGCATCGCCCGCCCGGCGCTGCTGGTGCCCGAGACACTCCCGGTCCAGCCCCTCCTCGCCCAGCTCCGCAGTGAGCAGCCCATCGCCGTCGTCGTCGACGAGTACGGCGGCACGGCGGGCGTGGTCACCCTGGAGGACATCGTCGAGGAGATCGTCGGCGAGGTCCGCGACGAGCACGACGGACAGGACGTCCCCGAACTCGCCGCCGCCCCGTCGGAGGACGGCCGCCTCACCTGGGACGCCGACGGCAGCTGCCGGGTCGACATCCTCCAGCGCATAGGCCTCGACGTGCCCGAGGGGCCGTACGAGACCGTCGCCGGACTCGTCGCCGACCTGCTCGGTCGCATCCCCGCCGTCGGCGACCGGGCCGAGCTGCCCGGCTGGCGGCTCACCGTCCGCCAGGTCGGGCACTACCGCGCCGAGCGGGTCCGCCTGGTCCGCCTGGTCCCCGCGGTGAACGTCATGGAGGCCGCCCGATGA
- a CDS encoding phosphoribosyl-ATP diphosphatase yields MSNKTFEELFTELQHKAANGDPATSRTAELVGKGVHAIGKKVVEEAAEVWMAAEYEGKEAAAEEISQLLYHVQVMMVARGISLDDVYAHL; encoded by the coding sequence ATGTCCAATAAGACGTTCGAGGAGCTCTTCACCGAGCTCCAGCACAAGGCCGCCAACGGCGATCCCGCCACTTCCCGCACCGCAGAGCTGGTCGGCAAGGGCGTCCATGCCATCGGCAAGAAGGTCGTCGAAGAGGCCGCCGAGGTCTGGATGGCCGCCGAGTACGAGGGCAAGGAGGCGGCCGCCGAGGAGATCTCGCAGCTGCTGTACCACGTCCAGGTGATGATGGTCGCGCGCGGGATCTCCCTCGACGACGTCTACGCCCACCTGTAA
- a CDS encoding riboflavin synthase yields the protein MFTGIVEELGEITAVENLGDACRFRLRGSVVTEGAKHGDSIAVNGVCLTVVDHEGDEFTADVMAETLDRSSLGALGVGSRVNLERPTAVGARLGGHIVQGHVDGTGEVLERKPSENWEIIKISLPADLARYVVEKGSITVDGISLTVVDAGPDYFTVSLIPTTLALTTLGLKQPGAPVNLEVDVVAKYVERLLAGSQGAGK from the coding sequence GTGTTCACCGGAATCGTCGAAGAGCTGGGCGAGATCACCGCCGTCGAGAACCTCGGCGACGCCTGTCGCTTCCGACTGCGTGGCTCCGTCGTCACCGAGGGCGCAAAACACGGAGACTCCATCGCCGTCAACGGCGTCTGCCTCACCGTCGTCGACCACGAGGGCGACGAGTTCACCGCCGACGTCATGGCCGAGACCCTCGACCGATCGAGCCTCGGCGCCCTGGGTGTCGGCTCCCGCGTCAACCTTGAGCGCCCCACCGCCGTGGGCGCGCGCCTCGGCGGGCACATCGTGCAGGGGCACGTGGACGGCACCGGCGAGGTCCTGGAGCGCAAGCCCTCCGAGAACTGGGAGATCATCAAGATCTCGCTGCCCGCGGACCTCGCGCGCTATGTCGTGGAGAAGGGCTCCATCACGGTCGACGGCATCAGCCTCACCGTCGTGGACGCCGGTCCGGACTACTTCACCGTCAGCCTCATCCCCACCACCCTCGCCCTGACCACGCTCGGCCTCAAGCAGCCCGGCGCCCCGGTCAACCTCGAGGTCGACGTCGTCGCCAAGTACGTCGAGCGCCTGCTCGCCGGCAGTCAGGGGGCGGGGAAGTGA
- a CDS encoding uridine kinase family protein, translated as MHDLASRLRRLPPSCGPVRLIGVDGHAGSGKSTFAGHLADALGGAPVLRLDDIASHDELFEWTGRLLSEVITPLGHGETAHYAVYDWHTRRFGPPRALPPAPVILLEGVGAGRRALRPYLARLLWMELPPEESWARGRSRDGAELREFWEGWVAAEQRHFAEDPSRPFADLLVRQCRTGYVITKGPAGTVGPDREVTHGDDPTAMC; from the coding sequence ATCCACGACCTCGCCTCCCGGCTCCGCCGACTGCCCCCGTCCTGCGGTCCGGTCCGTCTGATCGGCGTCGACGGGCACGCCGGCTCCGGAAAGTCCACGTTCGCCGGACACCTGGCCGACGCCCTCGGCGGCGCGCCGGTGCTGCGCCTCGACGACATCGCCAGCCACGACGAACTGTTCGAGTGGACCGGGCGGCTGCTGAGCGAGGTGATCACTCCGCTCGGCCACGGCGAGACCGCGCACTACGCCGTCTACGACTGGCACACCCGCCGCTTCGGACCGCCCCGCGCCCTGCCGCCCGCGCCGGTGATCCTTCTGGAGGGGGTCGGCGCAGGCCGCCGCGCGCTGCGGCCGTACCTGGCGCGGCTGCTGTGGATGGAGCTGCCCCCTGAGGAGTCCTGGGCACGCGGCCGCTCCCGGGACGGGGCGGAGCTGCGGGAGTTCTGGGAGGGATGGGTCGCAGCGGAACAGCGGCATTTCGCCGAAGACCCCTCCCGGCCCTTCGCCGATCTCCTGGTACGGCAGTGCCGGACGGGGTACGTGATCACCAAAGGGCCTGCAGGGACCGTTGGACCAGACCGCGAGGTCACCCACGGTGACGACCCAACGGCGATGTGTTGA
- a CDS encoding PH domain-containing protein, giving the protein MSSELPTLPVTFRPSRTRAVLLTAGVAIFVTITVIALLLEQLGPGERLSFIFTAALLAGVLFLLARVKVVADESGVTVQNIAGRRHLEWAEIIQVNLRPGDPWVFLNLSDGTSLPALGIQPGIAKQQAIADAKALRALAEARSTARSDEDQG; this is encoded by the coding sequence ATGTCCTCCGAACTGCCCACTCTTCCCGTCACGTTCCGGCCGAGTCGCACGCGCGCGGTGCTGCTCACCGCGGGCGTCGCGATCTTCGTGACGATCACGGTGATCGCGCTGCTGCTCGAGCAGTTGGGACCCGGCGAGCGCCTGAGCTTCATCTTCACGGCTGCCCTGCTCGCCGGTGTGCTGTTCCTGCTGGCCAGGGTGAAGGTCGTCGCCGACGAGTCGGGTGTCACCGTCCAGAACATCGCCGGCAGGCGGCATCTGGAATGGGCCGAGATCATCCAGGTGAACCTCCGACCGGGCGATCCGTGGGTGTTTCTCAACCTCAGCGACGGCACCAGCCTGCCCGCCCTCGGCATCCAGCCGGGTATCGCGAAGCAGCAGGCCATCGCCGACGCGAAGGCCCTGCGGGCGCTCGCCGAGGCCCGCTCCACAGCCCGCTCCGACGAAGATCAGGGCTGA
- a CDS encoding hemolysin family protein produces the protein MSVLQLLFAALLVLANGFFVGAEFALVSVRRSQIEPLGTARARQVLYGLERLPQMMAAAQFGITVCSLTLGAVAEPTVAQLLEPVFEWLHVPHGVIHPLGYAIALAAVVFFHLVIGEMVPKNLAMAAPEKVALWLSPGLVYFARLCRPITIALGACARAILRLFHVEPKDEVEAVFTSEQLNRLVEDSGQAGLLDPEEQERLEDALELGSRPVTDVLLKRESLVTVRPSVTPGQIIELTGRTGYSRFPVAAENGAFMGYLHVKDVLDLEDSQRAVPQQIWRPMTKLRSDLPLDDALTVMRRAATHLAQVADGSGKVLGLVALEDVLELLVGEVRDPAHRELPEVRVTEPRNSEEALAS, from the coding sequence ATGAGCGTGCTCCAACTCCTCTTCGCGGCGCTGCTCGTGCTCGCCAACGGGTTCTTCGTCGGCGCCGAGTTCGCCCTCGTCTCCGTGCGCCGCAGCCAGATCGAACCGCTCGGCACGGCGCGGGCCCGGCAGGTGCTGTACGGCCTTGAGCGGCTCCCGCAGATGATGGCGGCGGCCCAGTTCGGCATCACGGTGTGCTCGCTGACGCTCGGCGCGGTCGCCGAACCGACGGTCGCGCAGCTGCTGGAGCCGGTCTTCGAGTGGCTCCACGTTCCGCACGGCGTGATCCACCCGCTGGGGTACGCCATCGCCCTGGCCGCGGTGGTCTTCTTCCACCTCGTCATCGGCGAGATGGTCCCGAAGAACCTCGCGATGGCGGCCCCGGAGAAGGTCGCGCTGTGGCTCAGCCCCGGCCTGGTCTACTTCGCCCGCCTGTGCCGGCCGATCACCATCGCCCTCGGCGCCTGCGCCCGGGCCATCCTGCGGCTCTTCCACGTCGAGCCCAAGGACGAGGTCGAGGCCGTCTTCACGAGCGAACAGCTGAACCGGCTGGTCGAGGACTCCGGCCAGGCGGGCCTGCTGGACCCCGAGGAACAGGAACGCCTGGAGGACGCGCTGGAACTGGGCTCGCGCCCGGTGACGGATGTCCTGCTGAAGCGGGAATCCCTGGTCACGGTGCGTCCCTCGGTGACCCCGGGCCAGATCATCGAACTCACCGGCCGTACCGGGTACTCACGCTTCCCGGTCGCCGCGGAGAACGGCGCGTTCATGGGGTATCTGCACGTGAAGGACGTACTGGATCTGGAGGACTCCCAGCGGGCGGTGCCCCAGCAGATCTGGCGGCCGATGACGAAACTCCGCTCCGACCTGCCGTTGGACGACGCGCTCACGGTGATGCGGCGCGCGGCGACGCACTTGGCCCAGGTGGCGGACGGGTCCGGGAAGGTGCTGGGTCTGGTGGCCCTGGAGGACGTACTGGAACTGCTGGTCGGTGAGGTACGAGACCCTGCGCACCGGGAGCTGCCGGAGGTGCGGGTCACCGAGCCTCGGAACAGCGAGGAGGCGCTGGCGTCGTAG